Proteins encoded within one genomic window of Candidatus Dadabacteria bacterium:
- a CDS encoding C4-type zinc ribbon domain-containing protein, giving the protein MEQHIESLQKLQTVDLRIRELAEGLERYPNEIDDLKKDLLEKEESINLKETSLSELKAQRDGLESSLRSNQESIKKSEERLFAIKTHKEYEALQKEITDTRKENLEIEDRTISVMGEIEETEATLAEEKENYATLKEQYAGQIAEKEKRIEELEISREPAEREKSEILSTIDPKVLPLYERIFKRNGRALALAENEQCTSCNINIPPQLYNEILKQTELVQCPNCKKILYTNP; this is encoded by the coding sequence ATGGAACAGCATATTGAAAGCCTGCAGAAACTTCAGACAGTTGACTTAAGAATCAGAGAGTTAGCGGAAGGGCTCGAAAGATACCCAAACGAAATCGACGACCTTAAAAAAGACCTCCTTGAAAAAGAAGAATCGATAAATCTCAAGGAAACCTCTCTCTCGGAACTCAAGGCGCAAAGAGACGGTCTTGAATCCTCTCTTCGCTCCAATCAGGAATCCATAAAAAAATCCGAGGAAAGGCTGTTTGCCATAAAGACCCACAAGGAATACGAGGCACTTCAGAAGGAAATAACCGATACCAGAAAAGAAAACCTCGAGATAGAAGACCGCACGATCTCGGTAATGGGGGAAATCGAAGAGACCGAGGCGACACTTGCCGAAGAAAAGGAAAACTACGCGACTCTAAAAGAGCAATACGCGGGGCAGATCGCGGAAAAAGAAAAAAGGATCGAAGAACTCGAGATTTCCCGCGAACCGGCGGAGCGTGAAAAAAGTGAAATCCTGTCCACCATAGACCCCAAAGTACTTCCGCTTTACGAAAGAATCTTCAAAAGAAACGGCAGGGCGCTCGCGCTTGCCGAAAACGAGCAATGCACAAGCTGCAACATAAACATTCCGCCTCAGCTCTACAACGAAATACTGAAACAGACAGAACTGGTCCAATGCCCGAACTGCAAGAAAATTCTTTACACAAACCCGTAG
- a CDS encoding ribonuclease HI family protein, protein MSQTTKVYVDGASRGNPGESGIGVLVVRTDGTREEIREYIGRGTNNEAEYKALIKALGYLVAEASPKVKIHTDSQLVASQMNGLWKVKDPKLRILHSEAKKLASSLPALDIEYIPREKNAEADSLANEAIDRYFNG, encoded by the coding sequence ATGTCCCAAACAACCAAAGTCTATGTAGACGGAGCGTCAAGGGGAAACCCGGGAGAATCCGGCATCGGGGTTCTTGTGGTCCGCACGGACGGAACAAGAGAGGAAATAAGGGAGTATATCGGCAGGGGGACGAACAACGAGGCGGAATACAAGGCGCTGATAAAGGCCCTAGGTTATCTCGTGGCTGAAGCCAGCCCCAAGGTGAAAATCCACACCGACTCCCAGCTTGTGGCAAGCCAGATGAACGGGCTCTGGAAAGTAAAGGATCCGAAACTCAGAATTCTTCACTCGGAAGCGAAAAAACTTGCTTCCTCGCTTCCGGCACTCGATATAGAATATATCCCCAGAGAGAAGAACGCAGAAGCCGACAGTCTTGCGAACGAGGCGATCGACAGATATTTTAACGGTTAG
- a CDS encoding ABC transporter ATP-binding protein — protein MQREPLKTSGLSYGVNGKTIVENVSFEIKRNELLGIVGPNGAGKSTLLRLLARIINPTGGRILLDGENISEYEAKELYKKISFLPQTSYFDFPLSVLEVVLTGRYPYLGILESESKEDIKRAEDCLSLVDLEGFSRRKVTTLSGGEQQRVSIARVLAQGTDFIFLDEPSSHLDIHHKFALMELLESLAQEEKGVVAVLHDLDLASKFCERILVLENGRVAALGEPSRVFSEKLLSSVFKVRGSWDPRSENLLVFR, from the coding sequence ATGCAAAGAGAACCCTTAAAAACATCGGGACTCAGTTACGGAGTAAACGGAAAAACCATAGTTGAGAACGTAAGCTTCGAGATCAAAAGAAACGAGCTTCTGGGCATAGTCGGCCCCAACGGCGCGGGGAAATCCACGCTTCTCAGGCTTCTTGCCCGTATAATCAATCCCACCGGAGGCCGCATCCTGCTTGACGGAGAAAATATCTCGGAATACGAAGCAAAAGAGCTTTACAAAAAAATATCGTTTCTCCCTCAAACCTCGTATTTCGATTTTCCGCTGAGCGTGCTTGAGGTAGTACTTACGGGAAGGTATCCGTACCTGGGAATCCTCGAAAGCGAAAGCAAAGAAGATATAAAGCGCGCCGAGGATTGCCTTTCGCTTGTGGACCTAGAGGGTTTTTCTCGAAGAAAAGTAACGACACTCTCGGGAGGAGAGCAGCAAAGAGTGTCGATCGCAAGGGTTCTTGCGCAGGGGACCGATTTTATTTTCCTTGACGAGCCATCCTCCCACCTTGACATACACCACAAGTTCGCCCTCATGGAACTGCTCGAGTCGCTAGCGCAAGAAGAAAAAGGGGTCGTGGCCGTTCTCCACGACCTTGATCTTGCGAGCAAGTTCTGCGAAAGGATCCTTGTACTTGAGAATGGACGAGTCGCAGCCTTGGGAGAACCGTCGCGCGTGTTTTCCGAAAAGCTTCTCTCGTCGGTATTTAAAGTAAGGGGTTCATGGGATCCCAGAAGCGAAAATCTTCTTGTTTTCCGGTGA
- a CDS encoding ABC transporter substrate-binding protein, with protein MSIKNLFAAFLFALFAAPVACLAKPPCPENIISLTLASDEILVDIIGDRKKIAALTCFSTDPLISNIVEKARGIPQVQANLEQVISKSPDLVIVAGHTNPNIRAHLEAAGIKVLVLHEIVSLESIKKNIELVGEAVCEEAAAKNLVKEMETRIADARAKIPPHVKAPTVLFYGAPGFTVGNHSTINDIIESSGAINLPARLGLSGYSNISAEYVIQNNPDLVLTSSYNPSHPDFAGQMFKNSAFRDKKIIVVAGKHLDAASHYAAQGVVDLVNLIFRAENNADR; from the coding sequence GTGAGCATCAAAAATCTGTTCGCGGCGTTCCTGTTCGCCCTCTTCGCCGCGCCAGTTGCGTGCCTGGCAAAACCGCCCTGCCCAGAAAACATAATATCGCTCACTTTGGCTTCAGATGAAATCCTGGTCGATATAATCGGCGACAGAAAGAAAATAGCTGCGCTTACCTGTTTCTCGACCGACCCGCTGATCTCAAATATCGTTGAAAAAGCGCGGGGAATTCCCCAGGTCCAGGCGAATCTCGAGCAGGTAATCTCAAAATCTCCGGATCTCGTGATAGTCGCGGGTCACACCAACCCGAACATACGCGCGCATCTTGAGGCGGCGGGAATAAAAGTACTGGTGCTCCACGAAATCGTCTCTCTTGAGAGCATAAAAAAGAATATAGAACTGGTTGGAGAGGCTGTCTGCGAGGAAGCCGCGGCGAAAAACCTCGTGAAAGAAATGGAAACCCGGATCGCGGATGCCAGAGCAAAGATTCCGCCTCACGTAAAAGCCCCGACGGTTCTTTTCTACGGAGCTCCGGGGTTCACGGTCGGCAACCACTCAACCATAAACGATATAATAGAAAGTTCCGGAGCCATAAACCTCCCGGCACGCCTCGGGCTAAGCGGATACAGCAACATATCTGCCGAATACGTAATCCAGAACAACCCTGACCTGGTGCTTACAAGTAGTTATAATCCATCTCACCCGGATTTTGCGGGCCAGATGTTCAAAAATTCCGCCTTCAGAGACAAAAAGATCATAGTCGTCGCGGGAAAACATCTAGACGCCGCGTCTCATTACGCGGCGCAGGGGGTAGTTGATCTGGTGAACCTGATATTCAGAGCAGAGAACAATGCCGACCGGTAA
- a CDS encoding zinc-binding dehydrogenase, with protein MKAIIYHEFGETDVLKYEEVSKPELGPGEVLVEVKSSSINFVDLRLRSGKSPRPVPLPHVGGVDAAGIVCEKSDDVSDVETGDRVMIMPAVRSERGLEIVGVNLHGGFAEYVKIPSSNVVSIPEELSFDDAATLPTCYVTAWYGFCERGNIARGETVLVHAAGSGTGSAAIQVAKLFDSFVIATAGSDEKLEKAEEIGADVTINYNSSDLGEELKKITKTHKINMIFDPVGASVWKENTQYLAPGGKLLLIGVAGGGATEAALGPLIMKDLSVLGVTVFNARAEHFEKVAQLAEEGALKPSIHSRFHLSEATAAQKILEDRQQFGKVILNP; from the coding sequence ATGAAAGCGATTATATATCACGAATTCGGAGAAACGGATGTTCTTAAGTACGAAGAGGTAAGCAAGCCGGAACTTGGACCGGGAGAAGTCCTTGTAGAGGTGAAATCCTCCTCTATAAACTTCGTTGACCTCAGGCTCAGAAGCGGAAAATCGCCCCGTCCGGTGCCCCTGCCGCATGTGGGGGGAGTGGACGCGGCGGGCATTGTCTGCGAGAAAAGCGATGACGTATCTGACGTGGAAACGGGCGATCGGGTAATGATCATGCCGGCCGTGCGATCGGAAAGAGGACTTGAGATAGTCGGGGTCAATCTCCACGGAGGATTCGCTGAATACGTAAAGATACCTTCATCTAACGTGGTATCGATTCCCGAAGAACTCTCCTTTGACGATGCGGCGACCCTTCCAACATGCTATGTCACCGCTTGGTACGGCTTCTGCGAAAGGGGGAATATCGCCAGGGGAGAAACGGTGCTTGTGCACGCGGCGGGAAGCGGAACGGGAAGCGCCGCGATCCAGGTAGCCAAGCTTTTCGATTCCTTCGTGATAGCTACCGCGGGAAGCGACGAAAAACTTGAGAAGGCAGAAGAGATCGGAGCCGACGTCACCATAAACTATAACTCCTCGGATCTCGGAGAGGAGCTGAAGAAAATTACAAAAACGCATAAGATAAACATGATCTTCGATCCCGTGGGAGCTTCGGTGTGGAAAGAGAACACGCAGTATCTGGCCCCCGGGGGAAAACTTCTGCTGATCGGAGTTGCTGGAGGCGGCGCCACGGAAGCGGCCCTCGGACCGCTTATTATGAAAGATCTCTCCGTACTGGGAGTAACGGTGTTTAACGCCCGGGCGGAACACTTCGAGAAAGTCGCGCAGCTTGCCGAGGAAGGTGCCCTGAAACCTTCGATACACAGCAGGTTTCACCTGAGCGAGGCGACGGCGGCGCAGAAAATTCTCGAAGACCGCCAGCAGTTCGGAAAAGTCATCCTGAACCCGTAA
- a CDS encoding iron ABC transporter permease, with the protein MPTGKKTLSVYAVLASLLLLTVVVCVSLGAVSVPFDKVISVIAGKLLWLDTGAGIEKSQELIVWNIRLPRVLLAATIGGGLSIVGAVMQAMFRNPLAEPGILGWSSGGAFFAVLVIYTGIHQQWFLLLPLAAFAGTLLTAYAVYGISRYRGFVENTTLLLCGVALGTLFVSLTTFVLSVSNAWSMKEMLFWIMGGVDSRTWTHFAMAAVPVLAASVMLLFYAKNLNARLLGYETAKTVGIDIEKTTKHLIVLSSLIVGASVAVSGIVGFVGLIIPHSIRLLIGVDHRRLLPASFIAGAIFLPVADLIARTVMSPQELRLGIITSFIGVPFFVFLLRRNFSGREIA; encoded by the coding sequence ATGCCGACCGGTAAGAAAACGCTTTCCGTATACGCAGTACTTGCCTCCCTGCTTCTGTTGACCGTCGTCGTGTGCGTATCGCTCGGGGCGGTGAGCGTTCCGTTTGACAAGGTAATCAGCGTGATAGCCGGCAAGCTGCTGTGGCTTGATACCGGAGCGGGAATCGAAAAATCACAGGAACTTATCGTCTGGAACATCAGGCTACCCAGGGTTCTTCTCGCCGCCACCATAGGAGGAGGACTCTCAATTGTGGGAGCGGTAATGCAGGCGATGTTCAGAAACCCCCTGGCTGAACCTGGAATACTGGGCTGGTCAAGCGGAGGGGCTTTTTTCGCCGTTCTCGTTATCTACACCGGCATTCATCAGCAGTGGTTTCTTCTGCTCCCTCTCGCGGCGTTTGCAGGCACGCTTCTCACGGCATACGCAGTCTACGGAATATCACGTTACAGGGGGTTTGTCGAGAATACGACGCTTCTTCTCTGCGGGGTAGCGCTGGGAACGCTTTTTGTCTCTCTCACGACTTTCGTGCTTTCGGTGTCAAACGCGTGGTCAATGAAGGAAATGCTTTTCTGGATAATGGGCGGAGTCGACTCGCGCACCTGGACGCATTTCGCAATGGCAGCGGTTCCCGTGCTTGCCGCCTCGGTCATGCTGCTTTTTTACGCTAAGAACCTGAACGCAAGACTTCTAGGCTACGAGACAGCGAAGACCGTCGGTATCGACATAGAGAAAACGACCAAGCATCTCATAGTCCTGAGTTCCCTAATAGTTGGAGCAAGCGTGGCGGTAAGCGGCATCGTGGGGTTCGTCGGACTTATAATTCCGCACTCAATAAGATTGCTGATCGGAGTAGATCATCGCCGGCTCCTGCCCGCAAGTTTTATTGCCGGAGCCATATTTCTGCCCGTAGCGGACCTTATAGCAAGAACCGTCATGAGCCCTCAGGAACTTCGTCTCGGGATAATCACTTCCTTCATCGGAGTTCCTTTCTTCGTGTTTCTGCTGAGGCGAAATTTCAGCGGGAGAGAAATTGCGTAG